The region TTTGCATTATTCACACTGATCCAACAGCAGTGTTGTGATTCGCTCCGACGATTGATCAACCGCGTCCAATGCCACATTTCTTTCAACAGCAAATGCTTGCCGCGATCCCATTCGCTCCTTAAGTGTCGGGACAAGTGTTTGCCTACTACCTCCACAATCTCAGCCCCCATGTCATCCGCTTCGGTGAAGGTTTCGCCGTCCACTGGTATGGCCTCGCCTACGTCCTCGGCTTCTACTGCGGATACCTGCTGCTCGTCCGCTTCGCCAAAAAGGGCCTTGGCGAACTCAAGCCCGACCAGGTGGCCGACTTCATCACCTATTGCGCCCTGTTTGGAGTCGTTCTCGGTGGCCGTATCGGCTACATGTTGCTCTACAATTTCGACAGTTTTGTGGCCAATCCCCTCAGCCTTTTCAAACTTTGGGACGGCGGCATGGCCAGCCATGGCGGCATCGCCGGACTCGCCCTCTTCACCCTCTACTTCGCCCGCAAACACAAGATGTCCTGGACCGGCCTCGGCGACAACCTCGTCGTCGTTGCCCCACTTGGCATCTTCTTCGGTCGCATGGCCAACTTCATCAACGGCGAACTCTACGGCCGCACCACCGACGTCAGTTGGGCCATGAAATTCCCCACCGAAATCCACGAGCCCACCTTTACCCCTGCCGCCTCCACCACCCTCCCCTGGCAAACTTTTCCCCAGCACAGTCACGAAATCGTCAGCGCCGCCTCCCAGTTTCCCGATGGACGCGCCCAACTCGAGGCCATCCTTCACCCCCGCCATCCTTCCCAACTTTACGAAGGTGCTCTCGAAGGCCTGTTTCTGTTCTTCATCCTCTATGCCATCCGCATGAAGTGGAAAAATCTCTCCCACGGCATTCTCACCGGACTTTTCTTTATCCTTTACGCCATTGGCCGCATCGTCAGCGAGAACTTCCGCGAACCCGACTCCAGCCTTATCATGGGCATCACCAAAGGCCAGTTCTATTCCGTCTTCATGATCGTTATCGGACTCCTGTTCCTCGCTTGGGCCGTCTTCTTTAATCGCAAAAATCCACAAAATCCCAAACGCACACCGCTTGTCAGCTGAGCCCCCTCCGTGGTAGGGTGGGGTCATGGTCATAAGCCCCACCCGCACCCGCATTCGAGGCATCCCCACCCTGCTGGCCGCCTGCCTCCTCCTGCTCCCTCTGATCAGTCTGTGGGCCGACCCGGCCAAGCCAGCAGCTGCACCGCCAGCTGAAGAAAACCGTTTCATCCGCTTCCAGGAAGACGCCAACGGAGCCCGGCTCCAGTCCGGCATCGCCAGTTACCGCAATCCCAAAGGTGTCACCGTCACCCTCATTGGCGCGGTCCACATTGCCGACGCAGCCTACTTCGACGAACTCAACACCCTCTTCAAAAATCACGACGCCGTCCTGTATGAAATGGTTGGTGGTCCCATTGAAAAACGCATGTCGGTCGACAGCGATGAGGAGAGCGTTTCCAATCCCGCAGTGGCCGATCCCGCTGAACCTGAACCCGCTGCCGAAGCCGAAACCGCCGCCGCCCAGCGCATGTCCTGGCTCCCCGCCCTTCACAACACGCTCAAAAACTCCCTCGCTCTCGAAGGTCAGCTCGAAGGCATCGACTACTTCCAACCGAATTTCGTCCACGCCGACATGACCCACAGCGAATTCGCCAGCAAACAGCGGGAGCGCAATGAGGGATTCCTCGCGCTTTGGCTGCGCGCCGTCCAGGTCCAAATGGAGAATCCCCAAGTCACCACCAGCCAGCCCGGCCTGCTCAAAATCCTCGAAATCCTCGCCAGCAGCGACAGCGCCACCGAACTTAAACGTCTCGTCGGTCGCAGCTTCGACAGCGTCGAAACCCTCATCACCGGCATGGAGTCCGGCGAAGGCACCGTCATCCTCACCGAGCGCAACAAAGTCGCCATGAAAGTGCTTGAGGAACAAATCGCCCTCGGCAAAAAGACCCCGGCCATCTTCTACGGTGCCGCCCATCTCCCCGACATGGAAGACCGCCTCCTCGCCATGGGATTCACCAAAACCAACTCCACCTGGCTCAATGCCTGGACCCTTCCGCCTGAACCCGTCATTCAGACCAACGACAACAAGACAAAAGACAGAAGACCTGAAGGACAACGTTAGCCATGTCTTCCATCCTATTTACCCGATCCATGTCCGCCCTTCATCCCTTTGCCCTCCGCACCACGCAACTCCTCTTCTGTCTTCTCTCTTCCTGTCTTCTGTCTCATTGCGGCAGAAACTCCAAGGACCCCCAATTTACCGACACCAAAGCCCCCGGCCCCACCCCCGAAGGCATGGTCTGGATCCCGGGCGGCCAGACGCTCATGGGCTCCAATCACTCCCCTCACGAAAGCCCCATTCACGAAATCGCCGTCGATGGATTCTGGATGGACCAAACCGAAGTCACCAACGCCCAGTTCGCCCAATTCGTCGCCGCCACCAACTACATCACCCTCGCTGAACGCACCCCCAAACTCGAAGACTTCCCCGAAAACCTCCGCGCCAGCATCAACCCCGCCGACCTCGTTCCCGGAGCCCTCGTTTTCAGTCCTCCCGCCACCCAGCCGCGCACCCTCGACAATTTCCATCAGTGGTGGCGCTACCAGCCCGGAGCCAACTGGCGGCACCCTCAAGGCCCCGGCAGCAGCATCGAAAACCGCATGAATCACCCCGTCGTCTGCCTCGCTTGGGAAGACGCCAATGCCTATGCCCAATGGGCTGGCAAACGTCTCCCCACCGAAGCCGAATGGGAATACGCCGCCCGCGGTGGCACCGGACCCAAGACCTATCTTTGGGGCGAAGAAGACGCCAAGCGCGTCGAATTTGCCAACACCTGGATCGGCACTTTTCCCGTCGCCAGCGGCCCCGCCGCCTCCCTCAAAGGCACCACGCCCGTCAAACAATTCCCCCCCAACGAATTCGGCCTCCACGACATGGCCGGCAACGTCTGGGAACACGTGGCCGACTGGTATCAACCCAACTACCACGCCGTCAGTCCCCGACTCAATCCTCCCGGACCCAAAACCAGCTACGACCCCAACGAACCCGGCATTCAAAAGCGTGTCATCAAAGGCGGTTCCTGGCTCTGCAACCCAAGCTACTGCACCGGCTACCGTCCCAGCGCCCGCATGGCCAACGCCATCGACAGCGCCGCCGACCACACCGGCTTCCGCTGCGTCGTATCCGCAAAAAAATCCTAAGCAAAGAGTCAGTTTTATCCTTTCGCCTTTATCCTTTAGCCTTTCATGACCGACTCCCACGCCCACCTCGCCAGCAAACAATTCATCAACGACCTTCCCGAAATCATCTCCCGCGCTCGTGAAGCTGGGCTTACCCGCATCATCTGCATCGCCACCTCCCTCGAAGACTGCCCACGCGTCCTGGACATCGCCGACACCTATCCCGAAGTCTTCGCCACCGTCGGCATCCACCCCTGCGATGCCGATACCGTCGCCGCCAACGACACCACTTTCATCGATCAACTGCGGCACTTCGCCGCCCATCCCAAAGTTGTCGGCATCGGCGAAATCGGCCTCGACTATTACCACCAACCTCCCGAAGGATTCACCCTCGAAACGTGGAAAGCCCACCAGGCCTTCGTCCTCGAACAACAGCTCACGCTTGCCGCCGAACTCCGCCTCAACGTCGTTCTTCACAACCGTGAAAGCTTCGAAGACCTCGCCGCCCAGGTCCTTCCCTGGTCCGGCAAAGTGCGCGGCGTTTTCCATTGCTTCACCGGCACCGAACACGACGCCCTGCCTCTCATCGAAAAAGGCCACCTCATCAGCTTCACCGGCATCGTCACATTTAAAAACGGCCAACTCCTTCAACAAACCGCCCGCGCCGTTCCCGACGGCAGTTTCATGCTCGAAACCGACTGCCCCTATCTCGCCCCCATGCCTCATCGCGGCAAACGCAACGAGCCTGCTCTCGTCAAACACACCGCCGAGTTCATCGCCAACCTGCGCGGCCTCACCCTCGCCGAAGTCACCGCCCAAACCAATCAAACCGCCGATCAGTTCTTTACCGCCGCCGCACCACCAACTCGTTTTCCTTGAGCCGGCCTATGCGGTCTGCCAAGCGCAACTCCAGTTGGAACCGACCGCCTCCCACCTCAAACCCGACCGGCCCGATGTCTCCCGTCCCTGCCGACCATGAAACCATCACTTTCTCCGACCCTTTGGATGCTTGAAAATCTTCAAACACCATCCCACGACTGAACGTCGGCGTCGCCACCTTGCGCTGCCCAACATACCTCAGATCAAAATCCGCAAACTTCATCACCGCGCCCTTTTTGAACTTTACCTTTGCGCCATAGCTTGCCACAACATCCGCGCGGCATTGATTGCCCAGCATCAACAAGCCCAACATCAGCCAGAGCCTTAACCATCGTCGTCTCTTCATATTTTCTAAATGTCACTTCGCTCCCGACAGTGACCTTCGACTTCATCCCCTGACTCCCATGCGCCTCTCCGCTTTCATTTTCCTCTTTGCCATCGGCATCCTCAATCTCAACGCCGAGACCACCACCACCGCTCCCGCCGTCACCCTCAAGGCCACCACCGACAGGCCCGACTCCATCTACAAAACCGGAGAGCCCGCAACCTTCACCATCAGCTCCTCTCCAGCCATTGACGGCCCAGTGACCTGCATCCTGTCCAAAGACGGCATCCAAGCGCAACCTCCCCAAACCCTCAACCTGCAAAAAGGCAAAGCCACCCTGACCGGCACCCTCGACGAACCCGGCTTCCTCCAGCTTCGCGTCACCAGCCCTCACGCCAAATCCCACACGCTCGCCGCCGCCGCGCTCGATCCTCATCTCATCAAACCCAGCATGCCCGTCCCCGACGACTTCGATACCTTCTGGCAAAACCAAAAGGACGCCCTGGCCAAGATCCCGCTCAAGTCCACCCTCACGCCAGTGCCCGCCACGTCCTCCGCGCCATTCAAAAACATCGACGCCTTCGATGTCCAGGTCGACTGCCTCGGCGCTCCCGTTTCCGGTTACTTCGGAAAACCCAAAAACGCCAAATCCAAATCCCTTCCCGCCATCCTGTTTGTCCATGGAGCCGGCGTCCGAAGCGCCAATCTTGGCACCGTTCACTGGGCCACCAACGAAGGCGGCATGCTTACCCTCGACATCAACGCCCACGGCATTCCCAACGGCCAACCCGAGGAATACTACGAGCAACTTTCCAAAAACGAACTTCTCAATTACCGCGCCGAGGGTCGTGCCGATCGCGAAAAAAACTACTTCACCGGGATGTTCCTGCGCGTCATCCGCGCCATCGATTTTCTGACCGCCCAACCCGAATGGGACGGCAAAACCCTCATCGTCTACGGCACCAGCCAGGGCGGCTACCAGGCCTTCGCCGCCGCCGGTCTCGACTCTCGTGTCAGCTTCTTCTGCGCCGGGGTTCCTGCCGGGTGCGATCACTCCGGCAGTCAGGCCGACCGAGTCAACGGCTGGCCCAAGATGG is a window of Phragmitibacter flavus DNA encoding:
- the lgt gene encoding prolipoprotein diacylglyceryl transferase encodes the protein MSGQVFAYYLHNLSPHVIRFGEGFAVHWYGLAYVLGFYCGYLLLVRFAKKGLGELKPDQVADFITYCALFGVVLGGRIGYMLLYNFDSFVANPLSLFKLWDGGMASHGGIAGLALFTLYFARKHKMSWTGLGDNLVVVAPLGIFFGRMANFINGELYGRTTDVSWAMKFPTEIHEPTFTPAASTTLPWQTFPQHSHEIVSAASQFPDGRAQLEAILHPRHPSQLYEGALEGLFLFFILYAIRMKWKNLSHGILTGLFFILYAIGRIVSENFREPDSSLIMGITKGQFYSVFMIVIGLLFLAWAVFFNRKNPQNPKRTPLVS
- a CDS encoding TraB/GumN family protein; this translates as MVISPTRTRIRGIPTLLAACLLLLPLISLWADPAKPAAAPPAEENRFIRFQEDANGARLQSGIASYRNPKGVTVTLIGAVHIADAAYFDELNTLFKNHDAVLYEMVGGPIEKRMSVDSDEESVSNPAVADPAEPEPAAEAETAAAQRMSWLPALHNTLKNSLALEGQLEGIDYFQPNFVHADMTHSEFASKQRERNEGFLALWLRAVQVQMENPQVTTSQPGLLKILEILASSDSATELKRLVGRSFDSVETLITGMESGEGTVILTERNKVAMKVLEEQIALGKKTPAIFYGAAHLPDMEDRLLAMGFTKTNSTWLNAWTLPPEPVIQTNDNKTKDRRPEGQR
- a CDS encoding formylglycine-generating enzyme family protein, producing the protein MSALHPFALRTTQLLFCLLSSCLLSHCGRNSKDPQFTDTKAPGPTPEGMVWIPGGQTLMGSNHSPHESPIHEIAVDGFWMDQTEVTNAQFAQFVAATNYITLAERTPKLEDFPENLRASINPADLVPGALVFSPPATQPRTLDNFHQWWRYQPGANWRHPQGPGSSIENRMNHPVVCLAWEDANAYAQWAGKRLPTEAEWEYAARGGTGPKTYLWGEEDAKRVEFANTWIGTFPVASGPAASLKGTTPVKQFPPNEFGLHDMAGNVWEHVADWYQPNYHAVSPRLNPPGPKTSYDPNEPGIQKRVIKGGSWLCNPSYCTGYRPSARMANAIDSAADHTGFRCVVSAKKS
- a CDS encoding TatD family hydrolase, encoding MTDSHAHLASKQFINDLPEIISRAREAGLTRIICIATSLEDCPRVLDIADTYPEVFATVGIHPCDADTVAANDTTFIDQLRHFAAHPKVVGIGEIGLDYYHQPPEGFTLETWKAHQAFVLEQQLTLAAELRLNVVLHNRESFEDLAAQVLPWSGKVRGVFHCFTGTEHDALPLIEKGHLISFTGIVTFKNGQLLQQTARAVPDGSFMLETDCPYLAPMPHRGKRNEPALVKHTAEFIANLRGLTLAEVTAQTNQTADQFFTAAAPPTRFP
- a CDS encoding acetylxylan esterase, with the translated sequence MRLSAFIFLFAIGILNLNAETTTTAPAVTLKATTDRPDSIYKTGEPATFTISSSPAIDGPVTCILSKDGIQAQPPQTLNLQKGKATLTGTLDEPGFLQLRVTSPHAKSHTLAAAALDPHLIKPSMPVPDDFDTFWQNQKDALAKIPLKSTLTPVPATSSAPFKNIDAFDVQVDCLGAPVSGYFGKPKNAKSKSLPAILFVHGAGVRSANLGTVHWATNEGGMLTLDINAHGIPNGQPEEYYEQLSKNELLNYRAEGRADREKNYFTGMFLRVIRAIDFLTAQPEWDGKTLIVYGTSQGGYQAFAAAGLDSRVSFFCAGVPAGCDHSGSQADRVNGWPKMVPNDPATGKPDPLALQTSRYLDAVNFAQRAHGKGAAITVGFIDVTCPPTSVYAAYNALTIPKTLNTEPLAGHTNTPAALKFMQDAALQHVRDMKRISP